One genomic region from Euleptes europaea isolate rEulEur1 chromosome 6, rEulEur1.hap1, whole genome shotgun sequence encodes:
- the ZNF770 gene encoding LOW QUALITY PROTEIN: zinc finger protein 770 (The sequence of the model RefSeq protein was modified relative to this genomic sequence to represent the inferred CDS: deleted 2 bases in 2 codons; substituted 1 base at 1 genomic stop codon), with protein MRRFQQDVVASQIPRKRPYICDICYKQFESPSTLSRHYLIHTGQKPCECCACCKTFKQLIHLERHQLTHQLPFKCNICHRNXKKNVIIFQRLQQLHDENYQGDAEQDERLRCARRERLEHRMFCCPICQKHFSAKVQHQCMRTDHLHSARRKDINICQTCGKIFPSQSKVERQWLIHTGQKPFKRYICGKSFRQTTHSKIYRLTHMDKKPFQCTLCHMGFKAQSKLLKHRLSHALNQAPSRVMCKSKSPVYPAPQTPLEGTPKDVETVTPQPSTQVPSAVHAYWHAPQLQSGSGARARELSRPPPFGGSADQELSSLMRKRGCCLERTCNVEAKPFEGGEGECGRDQVRLRGGGAVGGALAKEDVSEPAEGACAGPNMAAPGGSAVGSQQQQQQQPSLLPPKKIVAPTVSQINAEFVTQASFLSSRAFRVCSLSLSTRSADT; from the exons ATGCGAAGATTTCAGCAAGATGTAGTAGCTAGCCAAATACCCAGGAAAAGGCCATATATATGTGACATCTGCTACAAACAGTTTGAATCTCCATCCACACTATCCAGGCATTATCTTATACACACTGGCCAAAAGCCATGTGAGTGTTGTGCATGTTGCAAAACTTTTAAGCAGTTGATCCATCTGGAAAGACATCAGCTCACCCATCAGCTGCCTTTTAAGTGTAACATTTGTCAcaggaactaaaaaaaaaacgtaATCATATTCCAAAGGCTTCAACAGCTTCATGATGAGAACTATCAGGGTGATGCTGAGCAAGATGAAAGACTGAGATGTGCCAGGCGAGAGAGGCTTGAACATAGGATGTTTTGTTGTCCCATTTGCCAAAAACACTTTTCAGCAAAAGTGCAGCATCAGTGCATGAGGACTGATCATCTGCACAGCGCCAGAAGGAAGGACATAAATATATGCCAGACatgtggcaagatctttccttcACAATCTAAAGTTGAA CGGCAGTGGCTCATCCACACTGGCCAGAAGCCATTT AAGCGCTACATATGTGGTAAATCTTTTAGGCAGACAACACACTCAAAAATCTATCGGCTCACACACATGGACAAGAAGCCTTTCCAGTGTACTCTTTGCCACATGGGATTTAAAGCCCAGAGCAAACTCCTGAAGCACAGACTCTCCCATGCCCTAAACCAGGCTCCCTCTAGAGTGATGTGCAAATCAAAGAGCCCTGTGTACCCTGCGCCACAGACACCACTGGAAGGAACACCAAAAGATGTTGAGACCGTTACTCC CCAACCTTCTACCCAGGTTCCCTCTGCTGTGCATGCGTATTGGCACGCCCCGCAGCTGCAGTCGGGATCCGGTGCTCGTGCTCGCGAGCTCTCCAGACCGCCACCCTTTGGAGGCTCTGCGGACCAAGAGCTTTCGAGCCTGATGCGAAAGCGCGGCTGTTGTTTGGAACGTACGTGTAACGTAGAGGCGAAACCATTcgaaggcggggagggggagtgcgGGCGAGACCAAGTGCGTCTTCGAGGGGGGGGAGCCGTAGGCGGAGCCCTGGCGAAGGAGGACGTCTCGGAGCCGGCCGAGGGCGCCTGCGCGGGACCCAACATGGCGGCGCCGGGGGGGTCGGCAGTGGggtcccagcagcagcagcagcagcaaccgtCGCTGCTGCCGCCCAAGAAGATCGTGGCTCCCACCGTGTCTCAGATCAACGCGGAGTTCGTGACGCAGGCGAGTTTCCTCTCCTCGCGGGCCTTTCGGGTGTGCTCGCTTTCCCTGTCCACACGTTCAGCGGACACGTGA